The Megalobrama amblycephala isolate DHTTF-2021 linkage group LG18, ASM1881202v1, whole genome shotgun sequence genome segment attagctagataagacccttattactcgtcTGGtttcgtttaaagcccttgaagctgcactgaaactgtaattttgaccttcaacctgttggtagccactgtaaggagaataatcctggaatgttttcctcaaaaaccttcatttcctttcgactgacgaaagaaagacatgaacatcttggatgacatgggggtgagtaaatttatcaggaaaagtgtatttaaaaatggactaatcctttaaaaagatcttcatttttgttctgaagataaatgaAAGTCTTCATgggttttgaatgacatgagggtgaataataaataacagaattttcatttttgggtgaactaaccatttaatgagaaattatttaaataattaacatttattccAGGCGTAAAAGAAAATAGGATGTTATTCCTGGATGTATAGTGTTGGCTTGTATCTCTTGGCACAGGTATCTAAAGCAGCAGCGGAGCTGATGGCTTACTGCGAGTCCCATGCAAAAGAGGACCCCCTGCTGACCCCCGTACCATCCTCAGAAAACCCCTTCAGAGAGAAAAAGATTTTCTGTGCAattttgtagtttttatttttagaccataaggtttattgtattattttctaAGATATTCCTAAGAGATTTTTTTGCTGATTCCCCCACATCTCCCTATATGTTGTAGGCTACTACAAGAGCTGTgatatttcaggattctttgtgTTTTGGAATTTTCATTCATCCAGGTCATtgtataaattataatttagaCTTTATCGATATATTATTTTTCCTCATGGTGGCGCTACAGTTTAAAAATGTCTGTTAATCGCCATTCACCCATACAGCTGTGTGTTTGGTGCGGTTGCTTAGCCTACAACAGCAATAAAACAAGAGAGAGCAAAGTTCATTCTTAAGCTTTGTTTGTTACGTCCTTGTGTGTCAGCTTCCGTGAACGGTTTATACATTAACTTCCAATACATTCCCTGTACAAATTCATCAACAGGCCTACCTGCATACCTAAATAgatttctttctcttttcttcatttttgtgtgaactatccctttaagacttaTGTATTTTACAATgccataattattttaatttaaaaagttattaacattaatatatatGATAGTATGAAagcaaataattaaatacaattaaatttaaataatacatttgaaagcataagTCCTAGTTGGCAGTACCAGGAGCAGGTGGGCGGGGACATCGAAGAGTTGCTGTGTGTCAAGCGCAGGAGGGCGGGGTCATATTTATAACGTAAAGCAGGTGAGCAGGTGCGCTTTTTGCAGACAGGTAACTAGGATATTCCTATCACCAGACCCGCACAGGAGCACTGGGCACCCCGCCGTGACAACACAGGCCAACGTTCAGGTACACAAACATCTTACTCCTTCAACCctacatgttcatcttttggTAGCCTAATAACGTTATAAAAATTCGTATAGAGATTTATTTTATAGACTATGCTACATGAATACTAAAACAGCACAATCTCCAGCtcgaacaattatatatatatatatatatatatattttttttttttttttttttttttaagtcctACATTAATACTTTTAGCATGGTAAATAGTTTCCGTCAAAAGAGTTAATTAGCCTATTTACagtataacattttacaataaggtttcattagttaacatgaacaataTATTACTTATAGGCCTACAGCACTAATTAATCTTAGTtagttcatttcaacatttacactcaaAAGTTGTAGGCTAtttgttagttaatgcactgtggaCATAAacgaacaactgtatttttattaaccaaCATTAACATTAGATTAGTCGATAGGTAATGTAGGCTTATATTGCTCATTGTAagttcattttagttaatacattaacgtTAACACATTTATGAGACTTTATTACGAAGTGTTGCCGAATTATTATTCCTACTGTAAcatcatttataaattaaaaatcttaTTCAAACAAGAAAACTAAGTATTATTTTATCTGACACTGTGGTTACCAATGAGAAATTTTTTTCTTAGTGGTTTCTATCTAAACTAGTGCGCAGAGACAAAAGTCAACTTGATTCATTGTAAGACAATAAACTCTCCCACACGCGCTGAGTAAATAAAAGCGCTACTTACCTACCGAGAATAACTTGATTTCCAACCATCTCACTGACAGTACACTCCTGGGAAGAAGGAAAAATACCAGGGCTAagccaaaaatggcaaaatatttagtggtcttttaatggtcttaaccattttaatcacaaatcactggtcaggaaattagcaaGAATTGTACAACTGTATAAAGTATTATCCTTGCCTTCCCCTACTTGCAGACAGTTTTTACAGCAATAAGAGTCAGTGTAATGTTAATGgcttcaaacagttcatgagtAGTTGAAAAATGTCACCCGGTTAGTTTGAGTTTAATATGAGACAATATTCAGTCCAAAACATGAGCTTGATGGACTTGTTCTCAGTCCACTTTTTGATTGGCAGGAGCATTGTCTTGCTAAATATAACACCTGATCATCCCTGTTTTAACGCCTTTTTCAATGTGGAAGCAAGCCACAGTGAAGTAGCTCACCAATACCAGCTACTAAAAGGCTCTCCACACAATGACAGCTCTTCCTCTATGCTTCACTGTGGTagagatgcatttattattatatttctcagcagATTTTCAAAGACACCGTTCTGGAGCATCATCACGCAACTCGTGTTTCATTGTGATCCATCACTCCACACACAAACTTCTCATATTCTGCCAAACACTTCATTCTGTCTTTGATGCTTTTTCTAATTTCCTGGCCAATAATTTGTGGTTAAGACATTTATAAGTTCAGAGTTTAGCCATTGTTTGTGCCCAGGAGTGTAGCTGATTTAACCGTCAAGACAAAGGTAATTGTGGCAAGGAAAAAAATGCTTGAGATTTAAAGGTGTGGGGATGGATGGAAGTATTTTGTAGTTGATATGGATCCCAACAGGTAACCAGATAATATGAGCATCAACAAAATGTTTCATATCTACATATTTATTTCTTTAGTTAATGATTATCAGAGAGGACCTAATTGTCTATGATAGCTTTAAGCAATAAAAGAATATCATAGTGGACTTTGGTTTGCATGACACAATGACTCACcaaaaacattacagttttttgcTGAAtcctatttttataataataatattatcctattctattatttcatatatatatatatatatatatatatatatatatatatatatatatatatatatatatatatatatatatatatatatatatttcatagacattgacatatttatatttttgcctttagatatttatatattttttcatgcttgactgtttttttgtttgttttttaagggGCAGAATGGCCAACTTCAAGGGACATGCACTACCTGGTACATTCTTCCTGCTGTTTGGCCTGTGGTGGTCGATTAAGTACCCTTTCCGAcagatacagaaaaaaaaacagaggcaACGTGGAGACAGAGATAGACAAATGCAAAATGTACTCTTCAACCGCATAGACTTAATTGAAGGAGCTCTGAAGATCTTTTTCGCATTTGTTGGTGAGTTACAAGTAACATTCTCTGTACTCTTAAAATGAACACATACATTATGCATTacatacattataaaaaaagaTTTGCCTTCTTTTGTGATACACCAAAGGAGAAGTTTAGCAGAATGTCCGAGCTGCTCTCTTCCATAAAGAGGATGGGGACAAGCTCTGAAAAAGCcgaaaaaataatcataaaatctGTTCAAACTCATGCACAATACAATAAGTTCTCTGAAGCCATATTATACCTGTGCTAAAAGTCACTATCGCTTGAAAATCTGCTTTGAAAATCCAACTATGATTTCCTCTCACTTACATTGtttggaaaagagcagcttggacattctTTTAAGTagctccttttgtgttccacagaagaaagtgacacatttaaaatgtcatgaaTTAATTAATCTATTTACACTAAAATCTCTCTCCAGGGATCATGGCGGAGCAGTTTGTGCCTGATGGCCCTCATGCACATCTGTATAAGGACGGCTGGGTGAAGCTGATGAATTGGCAGCACAGCACCATGTACTTATTCTTCGGCATCTCTGGCATCGCAGACGTTCTCAGCATGTCTTCTCGCCACGTGCCAGTTGGTCTTGACCGTCTCTCCCTTTCCTTGGCTCTCTTTGTGGAAGGTATCAAGCAAAATGAGCCTTTAATTAAGCAAATGTGCAGTGATAGCCCACCATTGTCCTTGCTGAGGATGTAAACGTCATGGCTTTTCTCTTCCAGGGTTCCTTTTCTATTTCCACGTCCACAACCGTCCTCATCTGGACCAGCACATTCACTCTCTGCTTCTGTTTGCGGTGTTTGCTGGATCCGCCAGCACAATGATGGAGGTGTTTAAGCGAGATAACATGTTGCTGGAACTTTTCAGGTCCAGTTTGGCCATCCTACAAGGGACATGGTTCTATCAGGTAAAGACAACATATCTCAACCTCATAGGTGAAGGACATTAACCACTTCATTTGATTCCGAGAAAAATTAGAAAATATGCGAGTAATGGAAATATTCATAACGTTTCAGATCGGGTTTGTGCTGTATCCTCTGAGTGGACCAGAGTGGGATCTGGAAAAGCATGACAACATTATGTTCATCACCATGTGCTTCTGCTGGCATTATGCTGTGGCTCTACTGATTGTGGGCATCTGCTACTGTGGAGTTTTTTGGTGAGAGGACACGGTCATTTTGGATGGACCAAAAAGTTTCCACTGATTTTATTTTGCTTACATTGTGCCCATGATCTTTCCAGGTCTTCAAAATGGTGTGATGGAAGACAGATAGGCGACATGGAGATGGGCCTCAGAAAGTGCACTGCCTCAGACTCGAGCTCCCAGAAGGCTTTGCTCCAGGAATCAGATGAAGAGTAGTCGGAGCCTGCGATGACTGCCAAGATTGAATGCACTGAATGCAATCTTTTTGCCTTTTTCTATGCTAGCAAGCTGTCTTCCATGAATTTACGTTTGAATCATTTCACTGCAAAAGATTTTCGTGTGCTCATGCTGAAAATATCCCATCAAAATGGACTTGTAAATAATGTGGTTGTCACAGGTGTCAGAAGCACCTGGAAAAGGATTTGCCAAACCAGAGGGGGAAAACAGAACATCAAACGCATGCATGTTTGCCATTCACTCCGAAATGCCTGTAATAGATGCATAATagcacattaaaaatgttttataatgaaATTCAAATGAGGAATATACAAGCATATAATTGTTTGACACTGACGTTGGATGGTCAGCTTGATTTGTGTTACTTGCCACATCATGTAAATGAAGTGGCGCAAAGAAGGCAAATAATTTGTTTCACATGTACACAATTCAACCCTGGATTGCAGTACACAACGCCATTCAGTTGAATTAACGTAACAGCcgttttgatttgatttgtgtaacacaatcatttatttatcaCAATACAAACAGTGGCTACACAATATTAACAGTACTTGTTAAATTACATTTCTTTAGGGGAATTTAAGATataaaaagcacaaataaacaaaGTTACCTCTGTGTACATGTCAACATCTTCTAGAGAAAGGCCATTCACTTTAACCAAAATCACAGACTGATACAAGCCATGCGCAATTGTTCACCTGACCTTACTTCCCTGTTTACAACGGACATCATATCAGCATCCAAATCAGGCTTCCTTGTGGGAACTTGCAAAAATCAGCAAATGTTGGaaacaaaatgacagaaaaagcTGTGCTTAGAATCTGACACCGCTTTGCCCATACGCAAATTTAATGGGACATTTAAGTAAAAATTTGTGCACATGCTCTTTTTGTTTTGAGGTCTTTGAATCTTTATGATGGATGTCTCATGTCTCATTGAGGGTCTGGGTTTGTTTTTGGCGAGGGTGCAGTAGAGACCACCACCGTAGACACTGTGGATTTCGGAGAGCTGGCGGCTGTGCGCTGTAGCTGCTGAGCCGGTACTGTCTGGATTCGAACCTTGGGTAAAGAAACATACTTGGTTAACACATGTGTATGGTTTGGCTTGTAAGACCAGTTTTAGTTTGTTTGGAAGTCTGATGAGTCAACCTGTGTGGCCTGTCCCTGTTGCTGTAGCTGCTGCAGTTGTTGAGCAGTCACAAAGCTGACCGGCTTGTTTCCAGCAATCAACTTGGTGCCTGCCGGCATGGTAGTCAAGATAATGTTCCTCCCCAGATTGCTgatactaaaaacagaaaaaaaaaattcccaaaTTAAGATTTCAAATGATTGGGAACTTAAAAAACCTGATTGGGAACTACTGAACTACTGTTTGTTTACTATAGCAGTATTAGATTATGAAAGAAATTTCTCACTTGGTACTAATGTTCCCTTTAAGTATGGGAGTAGTGACCACACTCTTATTTTTCAAAGGTTGGCTGAGGACAGATAGAGGCACCGTGATCCTCGTGGGAAGCTTTCCCTGAAAAGAGCAAAGTTTCAAACGTCATCACAACAGGCAATTACGCATAACAAACATTGGCTCTGTTCCAAATCCCAGTGAGCCTTCTTCCTGTCTACTGCACTGACAAGAAGCATCCTAACTGAAATGAAACCCAAAAtttggaacagtaggtggcgacatTTGTCActgaattattcattcaagaaattttttgattcatccagtaatgaaacaagtcaagtctttatgagtgaatcattgaattacgatttaaaaaataattcaaatgtattaaaggtgcagtaggtgatctgggaaatgctaacattagcctgctagcattgaaagcatacaatccaaagccacgcctcctccaaaacactccaccacgcacacacacagctgctttCGGCAAAGTGTCGCAAGGCAGCGTTAAACTACCTCAtctctcaaagcacataacattactataataatgaatgtaaacatcTTAGTgagcttgtacctgactgctgcagatttattttggtgttgatactgttgacaTGGAAACGTGAACAGCTCCTGTTTAGAACTTCATGGGTTGTTATCTCTTAATTACGGTAgttgaacgcagcataagcttgttgttttgattTGGTAAGAACTGAAAAAGGTggatgctgtttgtttgtggtaCTCCGTGACTGACGTCTGTCTACATAAactctgcatagcatgaaaCGCGCTGATGATGTATGATGTCTGCACGAACAGGGTACGTGagggtatgtaaaaacatacactgacaggcaggtaggacatcatATTACTTCATTCGGACTGAATATAAAGATTAGATGAATATTTTAGGCTCCACAGacgatatatatatttataaatatacatttaggtagtttaacatagtgattgctatcaggatatgaggagactttcatccagtataacaaaaatgtttctgtagagaactacctattgcacctttaaagctgtAGTCCGTaaccaaaatcaatttttgagcaagtacataaccagtcagtgttcaaaactatctcattatcttagctcgatttacaatggtaagcttgtaataatgttttataataagaacGGTATGGTgggtttccgcgggaaattcgagcatgcagcagttctgctgtgcgtcattacgtcacatctgtaaacagaaaggaaggagtccaggctagtcggttttatcacgtgaggacgcagctggtagcggatcattgatagcctgttctcacagcagctgaaataattaaacttatcattttgatggcggattgtaatccagaaaggtccaaatgacaatcatcagtgacaactggagattcacccgtagtcaaaaagcaaaagactttggactgtggagtggctacagaaattgaaatctacaggtaatgctaatatacacatagtcatattaatgctgatgttgttaacattaacgatttgagaacaaagtataatagtaataataatttgcacggtttggcatgatccgagctaatcgatcgttagatttaatcatcattggcagcgcaatttattgtaggcctaatgcctttttcctcagttggtcagaacaaaagtggcagacatgttacttgatcagatgatattttccagtgaaaattatattggtcatactttcaagacgtagaatctgtgattctgaagtacagtatccacaccagtgcggtgactgacagcaagcattagattcatccgcgctgacgagctgtgccgtggcacaacgcacgtacagataactgttccgcatatgactgcaattgcaggtttcaaacaagagatggcgacaaagaggaaaaatcgcggactgcagctttaaatacattttaaatagattgcagcaattaacattttgtaacAACCCCTAGTAAATtatatgttattttgtttagttgtcagTTTTGAAAGGTGTTGATGAAATGAATCATGCACTAAAAGATAAACTTACAGCTTGTGTGGCTACTACAGTAGCACTAACCGGCACCTGTCTGACTGTGGCCGTAGCAGTGCCCAGAGAAAGCGTAGAGCCTGTGGCTGCAGGTCCCAGTGTCACGCCTTTGGCCCCTCCCACTCCACTGGTGGCAATTGCAACAGTGGCCGCCCCCGATGATACCGTGACAGGCTTTGTACTTGTGGTGGTTGTGCTAATTGAGACAGTCTGACCTTGTTTCTGAGGGATCACACCAAGATTTGGCACTATTCGAATAGTGGTTCCTGCTTTAGAGTCAGACGAGGTGACGGTTGAGAATGTGCGGGCCTTGGGGTCAGTCATAGTGACAGCCAGGGCTGGCATGAGGCGGATGGCCGTGTCACAGGCGGCCTTCAGCTCTGGGTGAACCTTTACTAGGGTGGCGGTGCCTGTGGCAGGTGCTTTGGTGGCCAGGTTCTCAGCTGTTGTGGATGCAGTGGTGTTCGAGGTAGGGGGTGAAGGCTGGGATGGAGACACATGTAGTGTGGCGGAGATGCTCTTGCTGCCTGAGCTTGTGGCACTGCTCAGCATGTCTGGTGTGAGTTTGACAGTGGCCATTGGAGATTTAGTGAGGGTGGCCATCATGTCCGGAGTGATGCGAAGTACTGTCTGACCTTTGGCATCAGTTGTAATTGAGGAGGGGGGCAAGCGGAGCACATCCTTTCCCTGAATGCGTAAGTTAGTGGCGGTGAGAGGGATCCCGGCCCCACTCTGGGCCTTTACACCTAATTGACCAGTGATCGCAACCTGGTTAAAACAAAAGTGAGGGAGATTTGACAGGGAAATAAAACGGTTTATCATACTGTGTTTTAATTGGGGATGCACTGATAAACTCTAGCCAATAATGAtaagtcaaaaattatttttatgttatggccaataactgataataataaactgatatatatatatatatatatatatatatatatatattatattattattattattattattattattaataactattttttatatatatatatatatatatatatatatatatatatatatatatataaaatagttaataataataataataataataatatatatatatatatatatatatatatctcagttTATTATGAtcagttattatatatatatattattatatataatattatatatatatatatatatatataattgttttttttttttttaattaacctttttttattattatttattgcattttatgtCCAGCACCTGAGCACAATTTGGGTTTTGGATGTGCATACCTACttcaatttttattattattattattattattattattataataacaagATATCTAAGCAACCaatatggaagcccgtttccgccactaaataaaaaataacaatagcaattgcgagttataaagtcacaattctgagatataaactcgcaattgtcagaattgcaagaaaaaaaagtttcacacaattgtgagattatatctcacaattctgactttataaactcgcaattgtgagaaaaaaagtcagaataccgagataaaaagtcgcaattactgtttttatttttttttttatttagtggcagaaacgtatacaatttttactaaataaaaattaaaagactaaaaacattaattttacatgctacaagtgaatttaggcatcatgACATTAATGTACagaataaaaagtatatttattttgttattactGCTTTTAATGATGaactttaaatgaacattaaagaACAGCAaatgtaatctaaatgtaaaaataggggAAATAATTATGTGTAATGTAGATATCCAACATCTGATAGAGATTTTTTACATTAGCCAATAAACGATATGATaccgatatattgtgcatccccaTTTATACCATGAGTCTGATGCATTCTGAGTCGGTTTGTACCTGTTTGATAATATTCTGGCTGCTGACACCCTGCAATACAGCAGGTGATGTTGGGTTGTGTGCCGGGCTGGCAGGGGAGCTCGTCTGAGGTTTGGTAACTGTGACAGCAGATGCAAGACCTGGAACAGTAAGACTGGCCTGACCCCGTGAAGACTGCACCTGAATGGGACTTCCTGCAGACTGGCTTCTTAGTGGTAGAGTCACCACTGCCTGttcaaagaaagacaaacaagaATGTGATCCATCCATTGTCTGTTTGTAAGGGTACACTGAATACACAAACATTATTGATAGAGATGCTGTAGCGCACCTGCGTGATGTTCTTTCCATGCGCCACAGTGACAGGCACCCTGATGTGGTGAGGGCTCTGGTGCACTAATGTGGCCGCCTGGCTTGCAGAAGACGTCGGAAGACCAGGCTGGGCAGTGACCACTCGCACCTGAGGCAGAGAGCCAGTGGCAGCCGAGTGTGCCACTACCCGAGTTGCAGGCTGCGGAGAGGCCTGCTGGGAAACCTGTGGACCTGGCTGACTCGCAGACAGCAACGTTCCTAACTGAGGCATGGAAGGAGGAGACACCAACAGGACACTGCAGAGAAGAAATTATGATCATCAAAGTCAATATACAAAGAATGGAGCATGTGACTGATGATACGGtcttcatctttggaacacaaattaagatatttttcacaaaatccgatggctcagtgaggcctgcattgccagcaagataatttacactttcaatgcccagaaaggtactaaagatgtatttaaaacagttcatgtgactacagtggttcagcctgaaatgttatgaagcaacgagaatactttttatccgccaaaaaaacaaaaaacaaaaaaacaaccttattcaacaatatctagtgatgggtgatttcaaaatactgcttcacgaagcttcaaagctttacgaatcttttgttttgaatcaatggtttggagcatgtatcaaactgccaaagtcacgccctcagtggtgaaccattgaaatttccaAACACTTATGATATAACGAAGCTTTGTTTACTGAAAatacgtgactttggcagtttgatacacgctccaaaccactgattcaaaaaaaaaaagattcgtaaagcttcaaagcttcatgaagcagtgttttgaaatcacccatcactagatatagttgaataaagtcattatttgttttttttgtgcacaaaaagtattctcgtcgcttcataacattaaggttggaccactgttttaaatatgtctttagtagctttctgggcattgaaagtgttaattatcttgctggcaatgtaggcctcactgagccatcggatttgatcaaaaatatcttaatttgtgttccgaagatgaacgaaggtcttactggtgtggaacaacatgagggtgagtaattaaagacagaattttcatttttgggtgaactaacactttaaagaaaaaaagtattttgtacctgtgaaatacaacatttttaaatgacaattCTGTAATATCCTCACCTTCatgatgttccaaacctgcatgacttcaacagaaaagaaaagattctAAGAATCTCAGAAGCATAAACATTCTTtggaatttttaattttggatTTCCTCAAGAGTTCCATAGAAGAATGTCAGTCATACAGGTTCCACAAAGATATACAGTGAAGATGATGacaagattttcattttttgctaAACTATACATTAAAGAACCAACAACTGACCTGGGATTGGTTTTGACAGGTTCTGTGGCGCCTACTTTGGTTGGAGTAGCTACCGTGGGAGGGAGGGGTGATTTAGGGGTTCCAGGGGTGCTCGGTGTGGGGGTGGAGGGAGTTTGAGACAAGCTGGTGGATGCAATGGCTACTCCTTCACTGCCTGAGCTCTGGCCAGCCTCTGCAGCACCATTCTTACTGCCTGGCTCCTTACCACCTGCCTTCTACAATACATATTcacaaaaacataaacatatgCAACAGCTCATGCAAATTAGCATGGTCCAGCAGTGATGCTTTACATTTCAAATTAGTGGAACAACAATGACATGAGTGAGTGTAAAAGAACTTACAGGTTTTGGTGCTGGTTTGGGCTTCTGCTGCAAAGCTTTCTTGGCTTTAGCAGCTGCAGCCTGGGCCTGGTGTATTCGCTCTGATCAAGAAAGatgatttagtattttattttttatttttttaccattaAAGGCAGCATGCCAGCTTTTTACTCATATTGATTCATTTGCATAGTTATTCGTAAATCAGGAAAAAGTCTGGAAGCATCTGGTGTTCAGGGCTATGTCTCTCAGCTGGGGACTTCTTATtgttgactaaaactaaaagtatacataaaaaaaaaaaaaaaagtaaataaatattaataaaactaataaaaatgacaaaagcacatttaCTACAacaaaaacttaaatgaaaataaaattaataaattaattttatataacacataaaagctcatttaaaaaaaaaaaaaaaaaaaaaaaatatatatatatatatatatatatatatatatataaaaggggaaaaaaagtaaattattaatACTGATATTACACTGGTCATATCTGACTTTGCAGATTCATATTTGCCAATAGCAGAATATGGAAACCTGATACGGTCTGCTATTCTTTGAGCACTAAACCTGTTCTACTTGTCTGGCATTCATGTTTGATGTTTTGAGTAATGCACATGCATCACTGCATGGGGGTCACAGGGTTGCTTACCAAACTCCTCCTGGCTCCGGTCCCTGTGGAGGTAGATCCACAGCTTGCGGCCGATGTCGTATTTCACACAAGGGTCTTTCTCGTAGTGCAGCCGGTCAAGTGCACCACTCACCACAgtgttcacctaaaaatgaacaaaatgtgtGAGAGTGTAACAGTGACTAATGTGTTATAACTGTAAATATGACAGCATGAAACAC includes the following:
- the nfrkb gene encoding nuclear factor related to kappa-B-binding protein isoform X1; protein product: MDALDHMLTDPLESGMDQDGRVMEECMLGNCRVRVPEDLLEDPEIFFSVMSESTWTDVLTDAQRTHLSQLLPQFSENNTSEQNSIISDLFNNQNFFFGNPLHIAQKLFRDGYFNPEVVKYRQLCAKSQKKRHIFSLQQYYHKLLKQILVSRKELLDLAVRSGPELAVKRRYPVPSHKEMLEQRVRRRVAHIQKDVKTECGDSNVSSDEDADTASWLPIPQSPSSPTPTVSLRVLPSLSTQDMKTRDKPELGEKELRAMLQRHREKRKRQPDHPDLMTSDLHLGDIMSRVNIGRKGSVATVFDLALPKKKIKEERKKKKMRPIKMESEEVCDVQMSTASMNSGHADAPTAPPQTVKEEPIDESQTSPDRVEEITMSFFHLLEDILRLESLATSSALEEKVQQWQSSPASALNPWFSMAPCWSELVVPALQFLAGESKAGVMALPTGFMPFVELKELSQQWKWICPSQDGDKDLSALCQLWLESKDHVIVKQEGEETAELTPPTPRVWTDYVVRPSTGEERHVFQEQEQQRYDQPHKAFTYRMHGFESVVGPVKGVFDKETSLNKAREHSLLRSDRPAYVTILSLVRDAAARLPNGEGTRAEICELLKDSQFLAPDVTSAQVNTVVSGALDRLHYEKDPCVKYDIGRKLWIYLHRDRSQEEFERIHQAQAAAAKAKKALQQKPKPAPKPKAGGKEPGSKNGAAEAGQSSGSEGVAIASTSLSQTPSTPTPSTPGTPKSPLPPTVATPTKVGATEPVKTNPSVLLVSPPSMPQLGTLLSASQPGPQVSQQASPQPATRVVAHSAATGSLPQVRVVTAQPGLPTSSASQAATLVHQSPHHIRVPVTVAHGKNITQAVVTLPLRSQSAGSPIQVQSSRGQASLTVPGLASAVTVTKPQTSSPASPAHNPTSPAVLQGVSSQNIIKQVAITGQLGVKAQSGAGIPLTATNLRIQGKDVLRLPPSSITTDAKGQTVLRITPDMMATLTKSPMATVKLTPDMLSSATSSGSKSISATLHVSPSQPSPPTSNTTASTTAENLATKAPATGTATLVKVHPELKAACDTAIRLMPALAVTMTDPKARTFSTVTSSDSKAGTTIRIVPNLGVIPQKQGQTVSISTTTTSTKPVTVSSGAATVAIATSGVGGAKGVTLGPAATGSTLSLGTATATVRQVPVSATVVATQAGKLPTRITVPLSVLSQPLKNKSVVTTPILKGNISTNISNLGRNIILTTMPAGTKLIAGNKPVSFVTAQQLQQLQQQGQATQVRIQTVPAQQLQRTAASSPKSTVSTVVVSTAPSPKTNPDPQ